In Vicugna pacos chromosome 10, VicPac4, whole genome shotgun sequence, the following proteins share a genomic window:
- the BDNF gene encoding LOW QUALITY PROTEIN: neurotrophic factor BDNF precursor form (The sequence of the model RefSeq protein was modified relative to this genomic sequence to represent the inferred CDS: inserted 1 base in 1 codon): MCGTTSFLHVCRRLILVNVQNTALLQKGWRVHTCFGLYPHAPVWCGCALQKKGCDVCVCASVEFNKLIXENGLIKFHQVRRVMTILFLTMVISYFGCMKAAPMKEANVRGQGSLAYPGVRTHGTLESVNGPKAGSRGLTSLADTFEHVIEELLDEDQKVRPNEESSKDADLYTSRVMLSSQVPLEPPLLFLLEEYKNYLDAANMSMRVRRHSDPARRGELSVCDSISEWVTAADKKTAVDMSGGTVTVLEKVPVSKGQLKQYFYETKCNPMGYTKEGCRGIDKRHWNSQCRTTQSYVRALTMDSKKRIGWRFIRIDTSCVCTLTIKRGR; the protein is encoded by the exons ATGTGTGGAACCACCAGTTTTCTCCATGTGTGCAGGAGGTTAATCCTCGTTAATGTGCAGAACACGGCGTTGCTGCAGAAAGGGTGGCGTGTCCACACATGTTTTGGCCTCTACCCACACGCTCCTGTTTGGTGTGGCTGTGCATTGCAGAAGAAGGGCTGTGATGTGTGCGTTTGTGCTTCAGTGGAGTTTAACAAACTGA CAGAAAATGGTCTTATAAAG TTCCACCAGGTGAGAAGAGTGATGACCATCCTTTTCCTTACTATGGTTATTTCATACTTCGGTTGCATGAAGGCTGCCCCCATGAAAGAAGCAAACGTCCGAGGACAAGGCAGCTTGGCCTACCCAGGTGTGCGGACCCACGGGACTCTGGAGAGCGTGAATGGGCCCAAGGCAGGTTCAAGAGGCCTGACGTCGCTGGCCGACACTTTCGAGCATGTGATCGAGGAGCTGTTGGACGAGGACCAGAAAGTTCGGCCGAACGAGGAAAGCAGCAAGGACGCGGACCTGTACACGTCGCGGGTTATGCTCAGCAGTCAAGTGCCTTTGGAGccccctcttctctttctgctGGAGGAATACAAAAATTACCTGGACGCTGCAAACATGTCCATGAGGGTCCGGCGCCACTCGGACCCCGCCCGCCGCGGGGAGCTGAGCGTGTGCGACAGCATCAGCGAGTGGGTGACGGCGGCGGATAAGAAGACTGCCGTGGACATGTCGGGCGGGACGGTCACAGTCCTTGAAAAAGTCCCCGTCTCCAAAGGCCAGCTGAAGCAGTACTTCTACGAGACCAAGTGCAATCCCATGGGTTACACAAAGGAGGGCTGCCGGGGCATAGACAAGAGGCACTGGAACTCCCAGTGCCGAACTACCCAGTCGTACGTGCGGGCCCTCACCATGGATAGCAAAAAGAGAATTGGCTGGCGGTTCATAAGGATAGACACTTCCTGTGTGTGTACACTGACCATTAAGAGGGGAAGATAG